A DNA window from Polynucleobacter sp. AP-Titi-500A-B4 contains the following coding sequences:
- a CDS encoding phosphatidylserine decarboxylase gives MMYPHPIIAKEGWPYLALVGIVTLLVHHFGGIAWSWPLWIIFVFVLQFFRDPQRIPALGRDLVLSPADGRIVVVETANDPYAGREALKISVFMNVFNVHSNRSAVNGLVKEIQYFPGKFVNADLDKASTENERNAVVIDANGQIVTLVQVAGLIARRILCYIHVGDRLKAGERYGFIRFGSRVDLYLPLTAEPLVSVGDKVFATNTALARVPGLD, from the coding sequence ATGATGTATCCACACCCCATTATTGCGAAAGAAGGTTGGCCCTATTTGGCGCTAGTGGGGATAGTGACTCTGCTAGTTCACCACTTTGGTGGCATTGCATGGTCCTGGCCTTTATGGATCATTTTTGTCTTTGTTTTGCAGTTCTTTCGTGATCCACAGCGTATTCCTGCTTTAGGTCGTGACCTGGTTTTATCTCCAGCAGATGGCCGCATTGTGGTGGTTGAAACCGCTAACGATCCTTATGCTGGTCGTGAGGCTCTCAAGATTAGCGTCTTCATGAATGTATTTAATGTGCACTCTAATCGCAGCGCAGTGAATGGCTTAGTAAAAGAAATCCAATATTTCCCAGGCAAGTTCGTGAATGCGGATTTGGATAAAGCCTCTACTGAAAATGAGCGTAATGCGGTTGTGATTGATGCCAACGGTCAAATTGTGACCTTAGTGCAAGTAGCCGGCTTGATTGCGCGTCGCATTCTTTGCTATATCCATGTAGGCGATCGTTTGAAAGCCGGCGAGCGCTACGGGTTTATTCGCTTTGGATCCCGCGTAGATTTATATTTGCCCTTAACAGCAGAACCTTTAGTCTCTGTTGGTGATAAGGTATTTGCAACCAATACTGCTTTGGCACGCGTGCCGGGCTTAGATTGA
- a CDS encoding DUF3619 family protein, with product MKHLDEDLNQTQADQFGRASAALLTQGAQSLPAGIKNRLHAARMKALSVRKAEKVFVQKPVFAGPAGHFASSSNGMWDAVSWAAPLLVLVFGLIGIAQWQNDSRITDIAEVDAALLTDDVPPDAYADSGFLAFLKNGPLSDSEDSASDLSPSK from the coding sequence GTGAAACACCTTGACGAAGACCTAAACCAGACCCAAGCCGACCAATTTGGCCGTGCGAGTGCCGCCCTGTTAACCCAAGGCGCACAGAGCCTGCCTGCTGGCATCAAAAATCGTCTTCATGCAGCTCGCATGAAAGCCTTATCTGTTCGCAAGGCTGAGAAGGTATTCGTTCAAAAACCCGTATTTGCTGGTCCTGCAGGTCATTTCGCATCGAGCTCCAATGGTATGTGGGATGCAGTGAGTTGGGCAGCCCCTTTGCTCGTGCTCGTCTTTGGCCTGATTGGGATTGCGCAATGGCAAAACGATTCCCGTATTACCGATATCGCCGAAGTTGATGCGGCGCTTCTGACAGATGATGTTCCACCAGATGCTTACGCTGATAGTGGCTTTTTGGCTTTCCTGAAAAATGGTCCACTCTCTGACTCTGAAGACAGCGCCTCTGATTTATCTCCAAGCAAATAA
- the ilvC gene encoding ketol-acid reductoisomerase: MKVFYDKDADLSLIKGKKVTIIGYGSQGHAHALNLKDSGVNVTVGLRKDGASWSKAANAGLNVKEVAEAVKDADVVMMLLPDEQIADVYNKEVHGNIKQGAALAFAHGFNVHYGQVQPRADLDVIMIAPKAPGHTVRGTYSQGGGVPHLIAVYQDKSGSARDVALSYATANGGGRAGIIETNFREETETDLFGEQAVLCGGAVELIKAGFETLVEAGYAPEMAYFECLHELKLIVDLIYEGGIANMNYSISNNAEYGEYVTGPRVVTEDTKNAMRQCLKDIQTGEYAKSFILENKAGAPTLISRRRLNAEHDIEVVGAKLRAMMPWIAKNKLVDQSKN, from the coding sequence ATGAAAGTTTTTTACGATAAAGACGCAGATTTGTCCCTCATTAAGGGCAAGAAAGTCACCATCATTGGTTACGGTTCACAGGGCCATGCACACGCATTGAATCTCAAGGACTCTGGAGTGAACGTGACTGTGGGTTTGCGTAAAGACGGTGCTTCCTGGAGCAAAGCTGCAAACGCAGGTTTGAATGTAAAAGAAGTTGCCGAAGCGGTGAAAGATGCTGATGTAGTCATGATGTTGTTGCCAGACGAGCAAATCGCCGATGTGTACAACAAAGAAGTGCATGGCAATATCAAGCAAGGCGCAGCTCTTGCATTTGCTCACGGATTTAACGTTCACTACGGTCAAGTTCAACCACGTGCTGACTTAGACGTGATCATGATTGCCCCTAAAGCCCCAGGCCATACTGTGCGTGGCACATACTCACAAGGCGGTGGCGTTCCTCATTTGATCGCTGTTTACCAAGATAAATCTGGTTCTGCTCGTGATGTTGCATTGTCTTATGCAACTGCTAACGGCGGTGGCCGTGCTGGCATCATTGAAACCAACTTCCGTGAAGAGACTGAAACCGACTTGTTCGGCGAACAGGCTGTTCTCTGCGGTGGTGCGGTTGAGTTGATTAAAGCTGGTTTCGAAACATTGGTTGAAGCTGGCTACGCCCCTGAGATGGCTTACTTCGAGTGCTTGCATGAGCTCAAGTTGATCGTTGACTTGATCTACGAAGGTGGTATCGCCAATATGAACTACTCCATCTCTAACAATGCTGAGTATGGCGAGTACGTTACTGGCCCACGCGTTGTGACTGAAGATACCAAGAATGCAATGCGTCAGTGCTTGAAAGATATTCAGACTGGTGAATATGCAAAGAGCTTCATCCTTGAGAACAAGGCTGGCGCGCCAACCTTGATCTCCCGTCGTCGTTTGAATGCAGAGCATGACATCGAAGTAGTTGGTGCAAAATTGCGCGCCATGATGCCTTGGATTGCAAAGAACAAATTGGTTGACCAGTCAAAGAACTAA
- a CDS encoding YSC84-related protein — translation MHPIYRTLSTLLILGICLNTPAFAQFSNPFGPSKTIAQQKDDILKKNDEILKHLYRVQPRAKDLIDKSIGYATFSNFGMKILIAGGGTGSGVVINKSTKKPIYMDMAEVQAGLGLGIKSFQNIFIFQTEAALNDFVNSGWTFGGQVTAAAKYDKDGASYQDASVVAPGVLMYQLTDSGLAAEITGKGTKYYKDSDLNK, via the coding sequence ATGCACCCCATTTATCGCACCCTCAGCACCCTTCTGATTCTGGGAATTTGCCTCAATACCCCAGCTTTTGCTCAGTTTTCCAACCCCTTCGGACCAAGCAAAACCATTGCCCAGCAGAAAGACGATATTCTCAAAAAGAATGATGAGATCTTGAAACATTTGTACCGAGTACAGCCTAGAGCTAAAGACCTAATCGATAAATCCATTGGTTATGCCACCTTCAGTAACTTCGGCATGAAAATATTGATTGCAGGGGGCGGTACCGGCTCAGGTGTGGTGATCAATAAGTCAACTAAGAAACCAATCTATATGGATATGGCTGAGGTACAGGCGGGACTAGGCCTCGGAATTAAATCTTTTCAAAATATTTTCATTTTCCAAACCGAAGCTGCACTTAATGACTTTGTAAATTCAGGTTGGACTTTTGGTGGGCAGGTCACTGCAGCAGCCAAATACGACAAGGATGGTGCCTCATACCAGGATGCCTCAGTTGTTGCGCCTGGAGTGCTGATGTACCAATTAACAGACTCAGGCCTTGCCGCAGAAATCACCGGCAAGGGGACCAAATATTACAAAGACTCTGATCTAAACAAGTAA
- the pssA gene encoding CDP-diacylglycerol--serine O-phosphatidyltransferase → MTTFRRRGRIDRSRLAHRPSESTQDEWVDALGDGVDYEVEELHPPKPRLRSKGIYLLPNAFTTAALFSGFFAIVNAMNHQFEIAAIAIFASLVLDGMDGRVARMTNTQSAFGEQYDSLADMVSFGVAPALVAYEWALKDLGKWGWLAAFTYCAGAALRLARFNVNTGVVDKKFFQGLPSPAAGSLIAGFIWLADDNKIPVRDTAIPWITFLIAVYAGLTMVSNARFYSGKALDVRYRVPFGVMVLLILGFVLISSNPPLTLFGLFVVYSISGYVIWAWEHLSGKRFS, encoded by the coding sequence TTGACAACATTTCGCCGTCGTGGTCGTATTGATCGTAGTCGTCTAGCCCATAGACCCTCAGAATCTACTCAAGATGAGTGGGTTGATGCTTTAGGTGATGGTGTTGATTACGAAGTAGAGGAGTTGCATCCTCCCAAACCCCGTCTTCGTAGCAAAGGTATTTACCTGTTGCCTAATGCTTTTACTACGGCAGCATTGTTCAGTGGCTTCTTTGCCATTGTGAATGCAATGAATCATCAATTCGAAATAGCAGCAATTGCTATTTTTGCCTCATTAGTCTTAGATGGCATGGATGGTCGTGTTGCGCGGATGACCAATACCCAAAGTGCCTTTGGTGAGCAGTATGACTCTCTCGCAGACATGGTGTCCTTTGGTGTTGCTCCTGCTTTAGTAGCTTATGAATGGGCTCTCAAAGATTTGGGTAAGTGGGGTTGGTTAGCAGCCTTTACTTACTGTGCAGGCGCCGCTTTGCGCTTAGCCCGTTTCAACGTCAATACTGGGGTGGTCGATAAAAAATTCTTCCAAGGCTTACCAAGCCCTGCGGCCGGCTCTTTGATCGCTGGCTTTATCTGGTTAGCTGACGACAATAAGATCCCAGTGCGCGATACCGCGATTCCATGGATTACGTTTTTGATTGCTGTGTATGCGGGCCTAACCATGGTTTCCAACGCCCGTTTTTATAGCGGCAAAGCTTTGGACGTCCGATACCGAGTGCCTTTTGGCGTCATGGTGCTCTTGATCCTAGGTTTCGTTTTGATCTCGTCTAACCCACCCTTAACCTTATTTGGCTTGTTTGTGGTGTATTCCATCTCAGGTTATGTCATTTGGGCCTGGGAGCACCTCAGCGGTAAACGTTTTAGCTAA
- the ilvN gene encoding acetolactate synthase small subunit yields MRHIISVLIENEPGALSRVVGLFSARGYNIDTLSVAPTEDPSLSRMTIVTFGSDDVIEQITKHLNRLVEVVKVFDLSEGPHIERELMMIKVRAVGKEREELKRTTDIFRGRIIDVTDKSYTIELTGDGAKLDAFIDSIDRASILETVRSGGSGIGRGERILKV; encoded by the coding sequence ATGCGACACATTATTTCTGTATTAATTGAGAACGAACCAGGAGCATTGTCACGAGTAGTAGGTTTATTTTCTGCGCGTGGTTACAACATTGATACCTTAAGTGTTGCACCAACGGAAGATCCCTCACTTTCTCGAATGACTATCGTGACTTTTGGTAGCGATGATGTCATTGAGCAAATTACGAAACACTTAAATCGATTGGTTGAGGTAGTGAAAGTGTTTGATCTGAGCGAAGGCCCTCATATTGAGCGTGAGCTCATGATGATCAAGGTTCGCGCTGTTGGTAAAGAGCGTGAAGAGCTTAAGCGCACTACCGATATCTTCCGTGGCCGCATCATCGATGTGACTGATAAGAGCTACACCATTGAACTGACTGGTGATGGCGCTAAATTAGACGCATTCATTGATTCGATTGATCGTGCCTCGATTCTCGAGACCGTTCGCTCAGGTGGATCTGGTATTGGACGCGGTGAGCGCATCCTCAAAGTTTAA
- the pnp gene encoding polyribonucleotide nucleotidyltransferase, whose product MTMFKKAVKSFQWGNHQVTMETGEIARQSGGAVIVNVDDTVVMGTVVASKSAKPGQSFFPLTVDYLEKTYAAGKIPGGFFRREGRPSEGETLISRLIDRPLRPLFPEGFLNEVQVVVHVLSINPDVPADIPALIAASAALAVSGIPFAGPVGAARVGYANGQYLLNPTRTEQATSELDLIVAGTQAAVLMVESEANQLSEDVMLGAVVYGHDQMQTAINAINDLVREAGKPEWDWTAAPKDEPFIAKVTALAEAPLREAYQIRQKGARSDKLKEISKEVLAKLSEEGDVDAVAVSDIMFEIEAKIVRSQILNGEPRIDGRDTRTVRPIEIRNGVLPRTHGSALFTRGETQALVVATLGTARDEQIIDALEGEYRDRFMFHYNMPPFATGETGRVGSPKRREIGHGRLAKRALIPVLPSPEDFAYSIRVVSEITESNGSSSMASVCGGCLAMMDAGVPVKAHVAGVAMGLILDGNRFAVLTDILGDEDHLGDMDFKVAGTANGITALQMDIKVQGITKEIMQVALAQAKEGRLHILSKMQEAMGSVRTELSAHAPRMVSFKIHPDKIREVIGKGGATIQALTKETGCSIDIKDDGTVTIASTSAEGMAEAKARIEGITAEAEVGKIYEGPVVKLLEFGALVNILPGKDGLLHISEISNERVKEVKDYLAEGQVVRVKLLAADERGRLRLSLKAAMADEGGTIAPLAGAAEAAPAADETA is encoded by the coding sequence ATGACAATGTTTAAAAAAGCAGTAAAAAGTTTTCAATGGGGTAACCATCAAGTAACCATGGAAACTGGCGAAATTGCTCGCCAATCTGGTGGTGCCGTAATCGTCAACGTAGATGACACTGTAGTAATGGGCACAGTGGTTGCCTCTAAGTCTGCAAAGCCAGGCCAATCCTTTTTCCCATTAACAGTTGATTATTTGGAAAAGACATACGCAGCAGGCAAGATCCCTGGTGGTTTCTTCCGTCGCGAAGGTCGCCCATCAGAAGGCGAGACCTTGATCTCTCGCTTGATCGACCGTCCGTTGCGTCCTTTATTCCCAGAAGGCTTCTTGAACGAAGTTCAGGTTGTAGTGCATGTTTTGTCGATCAACCCAGATGTTCCTGCTGATATTCCTGCTTTGATCGCTGCTTCTGCAGCATTGGCAGTTTCTGGCATACCTTTTGCTGGCCCAGTTGGCGCAGCACGTGTTGGTTACGCTAACGGTCAATACCTCTTGAACCCAACTCGTACCGAGCAAGCAACTAGCGAACTCGATTTAATTGTTGCTGGTACTCAGGCTGCTGTATTGATGGTTGAGTCTGAAGCAAACCAATTGTCTGAAGATGTGATGTTGGGTGCGGTTGTATACGGCCATGACCAAATGCAAACTGCTATTAACGCAATCAATGATTTGGTGCGTGAAGCTGGTAAGCCAGAATGGGATTGGACTGCTGCTCCTAAAGATGAGCCATTCATCGCTAAGGTAACTGCTCTGGCTGAAGCGCCATTGCGTGAGGCATATCAGATTCGTCAAAAAGGCGCTCGTTCAGACAAGCTCAAAGAAATTTCTAAAGAAGTATTGGCGAAGTTATCTGAAGAAGGTGACGTTGATGCTGTTGCTGTCAGCGATATCATGTTTGAAATCGAAGCGAAGATTGTTCGTAGTCAGATTTTGAATGGCGAGCCACGTATTGATGGTCGCGATACTCGCACTGTTCGTCCAATTGAAATTCGCAATGGTGTATTGCCACGCACACACGGTTCTGCATTGTTCACACGTGGTGAAACACAAGCTCTCGTAGTGGCTACACTGGGTACTGCCCGTGACGAGCAAATTATTGATGCTCTCGAAGGTGAATACCGCGATCGTTTCATGTTCCACTACAACATGCCTCCATTTGCTACTGGCGAAACTGGACGTGTAGGTAGCCCTAAGCGTCGTGAAATTGGTCACGGTCGTTTGGCTAAGCGCGCATTGATTCCGGTATTGCCAAGTCCTGAAGATTTTGCATACAGCATTCGTGTGGTTTCAGAAATCACTGAGTCCAATGGCTCTTCATCCATGGCTTCTGTTTGCGGTGGCTGTCTGGCAATGATGGATGCTGGTGTTCCAGTTAAAGCGCACGTTGCGGGTGTAGCAATGGGCTTGATTCTCGATGGCAATCGTTTTGCCGTGTTGACTGACATCTTGGGTGACGAAGATCACTTAGGTGATATGGACTTTAAGGTAGCTGGTACTGCAAACGGCATTACTGCACTCCAAATGGACATTAAGGTTCAAGGTATCACTAAAGAAATTATGCAAGTTGCTTTGGCGCAAGCTAAAGAAGGTCGTTTGCATATCTTGAGCAAAATGCAAGAAGCAATGGGTTCAGTTCGCACAGAATTGTCTGCTCATGCTCCTCGTATGGTGTCCTTCAAGATTCACCCAGACAAGATTCGTGAAGTGATTGGTAAGGGCGGTGCAACAATCCAAGCCTTGACTAAGGAAACCGGTTGCAGCATCGACATTAAAGATGACGGCACTGTGACCATTGCTTCTACTAGCGCTGAAGGTATGGCTGAAGCAAAGGCGCGTATCGAAGGCATTACTGCCGAAGCTGAAGTAGGTAAGATCTACGAAGGCCCAGTAGTGAAGTTGCTTGAATTCGGTGCTTTAGTCAATATTCTTCCTGGTAAAGATGGTCTCTTGCATATTTCAGAGATTTCAAATGAGCGCGTAAAAGAAGTTAAAGATTATTTGGCAGAAGGCCAAGTGGTACGCGTGAAGTTGTTGGCTGCTGATGAGCGTGGTCGTTTACGCTTATCGCTCAAAGCTGCAATGGCTGATGAGGGCGGCACGATTGCTCCTTTAGCTGGTGCTGCTGAAGCTGCTCCCGCAGCTGACGAAACAGCTTAA
- a CDS encoding 2-isopropylmalate synthase, with product MSDKVIIFDTTLRDGEQSPGASMTKDEKVRIARQLERLKVDVIEAGFAASSEGDFQAISAVAAAVKDSIVCSLARANDKDITRASDALKAANAKRIHAFLATSPLHMAVKLRMSPEEVLEQAKRSIRFARNLAADIEFSAEDGYRSEMDFLCRVVEAVINEGASTINIPDTVGYATPELYGEFIKTLRTRVPNSDKAVWSVHCHNDLGMAVANSLAGVKIGGARQIECTINGLGERAGNTALEEIVMSLRTRKDYFDMVCGIDASQIVPASKLVSQITGFVVQPNKAVVGANAFAHASGIHQDGILKNRETYEIMRAEDVGWSTNKIVLGKLSGRNAFKQRLQELGITVEAEADLNEAFARFKALADQKAEIFDEDIIAIMSDSAAAEEGEHYHFISLSQHSETGERPKSRVTFRMGDKEVSSEAEGNGPVDASLNAIEGIAKSGAEQLLYSVNAITSGTQSQGEVTVRLSKGGRIVNGVGTDPDIIAASAKAYLSALNKLHDPSQAKLNAQMTP from the coding sequence ATGAGCGACAAAGTAATCATTTTTGACACCACCTTGCGTGATGGCGAACAATCCCCTGGAGCATCGATGACCAAGGACGAGAAGGTTCGTATTGCTCGTCAACTGGAGCGCTTGAAGGTTGATGTGATTGAGGCGGGATTTGCCGCCAGCTCCGAGGGCGACTTCCAGGCAATCTCAGCTGTTGCTGCTGCAGTCAAAGACTCGATTGTGTGTTCATTGGCAAGAGCGAACGATAAAGATATCACGCGTGCATCAGATGCATTGAAGGCAGCTAATGCCAAACGTATTCATGCCTTTTTGGCAACGAGCCCATTACATATGGCCGTGAAATTGCGTATGTCTCCAGAGGAGGTGTTGGAGCAGGCCAAACGTTCTATTCGTTTTGCTCGAAACTTGGCTGCTGATATTGAGTTTTCAGCGGAAGACGGTTATCGCTCAGAAATGGATTTCTTGTGCAGAGTGGTTGAGGCCGTGATTAATGAAGGTGCATCCACGATCAACATTCCAGATACCGTGGGTTATGCAACCCCAGAGTTGTATGGCGAGTTCATTAAGACCTTGCGCACACGGGTGCCTAATTCCGATAAAGCTGTTTGGTCAGTGCATTGCCATAACGATTTAGGCATGGCGGTTGCGAACTCTTTGGCAGGCGTGAAGATTGGTGGCGCCCGTCAAATTGAGTGCACCATTAATGGCTTGGGTGAGCGCGCTGGTAATACCGCATTAGAAGAAATCGTAATGTCATTGCGTACTCGCAAAGACTATTTCGATATGGTATGTGGAATCGACGCAAGCCAAATCGTGCCGGCATCAAAGTTAGTCTCTCAAATTACCGGCTTTGTGGTCCAGCCTAACAAAGCAGTTGTGGGTGCGAATGCCTTTGCTCATGCCTCTGGTATTCACCAAGATGGTATTTTGAAAAACCGTGAGACCTATGAAATCATGCGCGCAGAAGATGTGGGCTGGTCTACTAATAAAATTGTCTTGGGTAAATTGTCAGGTCGCAATGCCTTTAAACAGCGCTTGCAAGAATTGGGTATCACCGTTGAAGCAGAGGCGGATTTGAATGAGGCATTTGCACGCTTCAAAGCATTGGCTGACCAAAAAGCAGAAATCTTTGATGAAGACATCATTGCCATCATGTCTGATTCAGCGGCAGCCGAAGAGGGTGAGCATTACCATTTCATTTCCTTGAGTCAACATTCTGAGACAGGTGAGCGTCCTAAATCCCGTGTGACATTCCGCATGGGTGATAAAGAAGTGAGCTCTGAGGCCGAAGGGAATGGCCCTGTAGATGCCAGCTTAAATGCGATTGAGGGTATAGCGAAGAGTGGCGCAGAACAATTGTTGTATTCAGTAAATGCCATTACTTCTGGCACACAATCACAAGGTGAGGTTACGGTTCGTCTGTCTAAGGGTGGCCGTATTGTGAATGGTGTTGGAACTGATCCAGATATCATCGCTGCCTCAGCGAAAGCTTACTTATCTGCCTTGAATAAATTGCATGATCCGAGCCAGGCAAAACTGAATGCTCAGATGACGCCCTAG
- a CDS encoding RNA polymerase sigma factor, with protein MASAQELSDFLSSIEQRAFKQAVYAVRDDDAALDIVQDAMIKLAEKYGDRPVAELPLVFTRILQNRIHDWFRRQKVRNAWVTLFSNMGKKTDENDDFDPLESLSAPDDSEIHQDGAQKLEQSQLLQALESEIAKLPVRQREAFLMRYWDELSITETAKAMSCSEGSVKTHCSRATQTLAKALKLKGITL; from the coding sequence ATGGCATCAGCCCAAGAACTATCTGACTTTCTGAGTAGCATCGAACAGCGCGCCTTCAAGCAAGCTGTCTACGCCGTGCGTGACGACGATGCTGCCTTAGATATTGTTCAAGATGCCATGATCAAATTAGCTGAGAAATATGGCGATAGACCTGTTGCAGAACTACCACTGGTTTTCACCAGAATCCTCCAAAACCGAATTCATGACTGGTTTCGACGCCAAAAAGTTCGCAATGCCTGGGTCACCCTGTTTTCTAACATGGGTAAGAAAACCGATGAAAACGATGATTTTGACCCTCTAGAGTCCCTTTCCGCCCCCGATGACAGTGAAATTCACCAAGATGGGGCTCAAAAGCTAGAACAAAGTCAGCTTTTACAGGCTTTAGAGTCAGAAATAGCTAAATTACCTGTACGTCAACGAGAAGCCTTCCTGATGCGTTATTGGGATGAGCTAAGTATTACTGAGACTGCCAAAGCGATGAGTTGTAGCGAAGGTAGTGTCAAAACGCATTGTTCCAGAGCAACACAAACCTTAGCTAAAGCATTGAAATTAAAAGGAATTACCCTGTGA
- a CDS encoding acetolactate synthase 3 catalytic subunit, with protein sequence MNTSSAEFLATKANKDSANTNLVVAPPEMIGAEMLVHALHKEGVEYVWGYPGGSVLFIYDEIFKQDKFEHILVRHEQAAVHAADGYARATGKVGVALVTSGPGVTNAVTGIATAYTDSIPMVIISGNVPTYAIGEDAFQEADTVGITRPVVKHNFLVKDVKDLPMVLKKAFHIAQTGRPGPVLIDIPKDVSAAKGPFVYPETLEMRSYNPVVKGHSGQIRKAVALLQEAERPYIYTGGGVILSDAAPELKEFADLLGYPVTNTLMGLGGFPGTSPQFVGMLGMHGTYEANMAMQHSDVLIAIGARFDDRVIGNTTHFASHPRKIIHIDIDPSVISKRVKVDVPIVGNLKEVLVEMTAQLKAAGPRKNGDKIAAWWDQINEWRKKDCLKYDEESQIVKPQYVVQKLWELTGGDAFITSDVGQHQMWAAQFYKFDKPRRWINSGGLGTMGVGLPYAMGIKKAFPDQDVFAITGEGSIQMCIQELSTCKQYNTPVKIVSLNNRYLGMVRQWQELTYNKRYSSSYMDSLPDFVKLAEAFGHVGMRIEKKSDVEGALKEAIRLKDRTVFMDFQTDPEENVWPMVQAGKGITEMLLGSEDL encoded by the coding sequence ATGAATACAAGCAGCGCCGAATTTTTAGCTACTAAAGCTAACAAAGACTCAGCAAATACAAATCTCGTAGTAGCGCCTCCAGAAATGATTGGTGCTGAAATGCTCGTGCATGCACTGCACAAAGAGGGCGTTGAATACGTCTGGGGTTACCCAGGTGGTTCTGTTCTCTTTATCTACGACGAAATTTTTAAACAAGATAAGTTCGAACATATATTGGTTCGCCATGAACAAGCAGCAGTTCATGCGGCTGATGGTTATGCGCGTGCAACCGGTAAGGTTGGTGTTGCATTGGTGACCTCAGGTCCTGGTGTAACCAATGCTGTTACTGGTATCGCAACTGCCTACACTGATTCGATCCCGATGGTGATCATCAGCGGTAACGTACCAACGTACGCTATTGGCGAAGATGCATTCCAAGAGGCGGATACCGTTGGTATCACGCGTCCAGTGGTAAAGCACAACTTCCTTGTGAAGGATGTGAAGGATTTACCAATGGTTTTGAAGAAGGCTTTCCACATTGCACAGACTGGTCGTCCAGGCCCAGTGCTGATCGACATCCCTAAGGATGTATCAGCAGCAAAAGGCCCGTTCGTTTATCCAGAGACTCTGGAGATGCGTTCCTACAACCCTGTTGTGAAGGGTCATAGCGGTCAAATTCGTAAAGCGGTAGCCTTATTACAAGAGGCAGAGCGTCCATACATCTATACCGGTGGTGGCGTGATTCTCTCTGACGCTGCTCCTGAACTCAAAGAGTTCGCTGATCTCTTGGGCTATCCAGTGACCAATACCTTGATGGGTCTTGGTGGATTCCCAGGAACCAGCCCACAGTTTGTAGGCATGCTTGGTATGCATGGAACATATGAAGCCAATATGGCGATGCAACACAGCGATGTGTTGATTGCAATTGGCGCACGCTTTGATGACCGCGTGATCGGTAACACGACCCACTTTGCAAGTCATCCCCGCAAAATCATTCATATAGATATCGATCCTTCCGTGATTTCTAAGCGCGTGAAGGTAGATGTTCCGATCGTTGGCAATCTCAAAGAGGTATTAGTTGAGATGACTGCGCAATTAAAAGCTGCTGGCCCACGTAAGAACGGCGACAAAATTGCCGCCTGGTGGGATCAGATCAACGAATGGCGTAAAAAAGATTGCTTGAAGTACGACGAGGAATCGCAAATTGTGAAGCCACAATATGTGGTTCAAAAGTTGTGGGAGTTGACTGGTGGTGATGCATTTATTACCTCTGACGTCGGGCAGCATCAAATGTGGGCTGCACAGTTCTACAAGTTTGATAAACCTCGTCGTTGGATTAACTCTGGTGGTCTTGGCACCATGGGCGTAGGCTTGCCCTATGCCATGGGTATTAAGAAAGCATTCCCAGATCAGGACGTATTTGCCATTACTGGTGAGGGTTCAATCCAGATGTGTATTCAGGAGCTCTCCACCTGTAAGCAGTACAACACCCCCGTAAAGATTGTGTCTTTGAATAACCGTTACTTAGGTATGGTTCGTCAATGGCAAGAGCTTACCTATAACAAGCGTTACTCCAGTTCGTACATGGATTCTTTGCCTGACTTTGTGAAGTTGGCAGAGGCCTTTGGTCACGTTGGCATGCGCATTGAGAAAAAATCCGATGTTGAGGGCGCGCTCAAAGAAGCAATTCGCTTAAAAGATCGTACGGTATTTATGGATTTCCAGACTGACCCAGAAGAAAACGTTTGGCCGATGGTTCAAGCAGGCAAGGGTATTACTGAAATGCTTTTGGGTAGTGAGGATCTTTAA
- the rpsO gene encoding 30S ribosomal protein S15, translated as MAVADIKTAEIVKENARSANDTGSPEVQVSLLTARINELTPHFKANAKDHHSRRGLLKMVSRRRRLLDYLKGKDLDRYRALIDKLGLRK; from the coding sequence ATGGCAGTTGCTGATATCAAAACGGCGGAAATCGTCAAAGAAAACGCGCGCAGCGCAAACGATACGGGTAGTCCTGAAGTTCAAGTTTCATTGCTTACAGCCCGCATCAATGAATTAACCCCCCATTTCAAGGCTAACGCCAAAGACCATCACAGCCGTCGCGGTTTGTTGAAGATGGTTTCACGTCGCCGTCGCCTCCTGGATTACCTCAAAGGCAAAGATTTGGATCGCTATCGCGCATTAATCGACAAATTAGGTCTCCGTAAGTAA